A stretch of the Aphis gossypii isolate Hap1 chromosome 2, ASM2018417v2, whole genome shotgun sequence genome encodes the following:
- the LOC114123719 gene encoding uncharacterized protein LOC114123719, whose protein sequence is MDICVDPFPIVNIFNLDYLFQKCLECLKIAYHDCDRLCKYIEQIIQLSTHCSLSLDHLFYANDIIEYLAENFLTEPKYTHCLEGMLTLCLMPPTLNFVTECSNNLPILIRFYNVVAKCIWLVHAHDELNILLFGVIQSSILRRQIVPENSVSLHCCHEAVGMSDLPKTLMELIENVTSQTFLDDLLKLSYNIATLSYQSALHMMQSDGIRILVDTLKPNFLWMPLVSFERFTVCEFVIMLLNQMFSAWGLQSNASSTCIQPSRVTRNTLEILLCNIKIETERNDENSMKLRNDFCYILGEIVDNCSIDKNEYSDDIVTDIVMLCVWPEIIHISHWLEDVEFHPVNENFIFKCIMFDILNKVFIHLSSKIKFQQLNTFLIKEFITLLNFEYSKKMYGEYLHTILNRSLLNLPCLMLNSVDSSIKIECCNELLALIKSLKNQNNFSCTMVNAIICIGIISNDDYDILRKFKALKADLLIISVILNTLEIQNFNFQDISLYGLNTLNVFFRESQQNPEAQPMVFKMISSMLKLYFVEDANRNINQNILLDLLHFIKNAIISYDDQVKLFIKAKGIEHILSALTISKYPIQLVMLSTLVDLVALKSGKCHIKKWKSIKTGKGYLELLCEIWRREMVRFNFIDDEFIFQEQQDATTSTKLTSGRSPTVESMFMCAQPKIYLIVQLVEFADLENAQLKDRFRDVPDNDIEESTIRACGLVSDLQDKATMAHIYHYYSLKVGEVWKENHIFATTSDIDGVELSPAIWQSADAMAVRHAYLIALITMIKNRVSELHVGKSEIELENKLYEEIRHYNNLKAHCTL, encoded by the exons ATGGATATCTGTGTTGATCCTTTCCcgatagtaaatatttttaaccttgattatttatttcaaaaatgtttagagtGCTTGAAAATCGCTTACCACGATTGTGATAGGCTGTGCAAGTACATCGAAcagataatacaattatctaCCCACTGCAGTTTA tCGCTCgaccatttattttatgcgAACGACATAATCGAGTATTTGGCCGAAAACTTTTTGACTGAACCAAAATATACGCATTGTCTCGAAGGGATGTTGACCTTGTGCTTGATGCCACCAACTCTAAACTTTGTGACGGAATGTTCAAATAACCTACCGATATTAATACGGTTCTACAATGTAGTAG CTAAATGCATTTGGCTGGTCCATGCGCATGACGAACTCAATATTCTTTTGTTCGGCGTAATACAATCGTCCATACTTAGACGCCAAATTGTGCCAGAAAACTCTGTCAGCTTGCATTGCTGTCACGAAGCCGTAGGAATGAGTGATTTACCGAAAACATTGATGGAACTCATCGAGAATGTCACGAGTCAAACGTTTCTTGACGATTTATTGAAACTTTCATATAACATCGCGACTCTATCCTATCAATCTG CTCTACACATGATGCAATCCGACGGTATACGGATACTGGTCGATACGTTAAAACCGAATTTTCTCTGGATGCCATTGGTGTCATTCGAACGTTTTACTGTATGTGAATTCGTGATTATGCTGTTGAATCAGATGTTTTCTGCATGGGGTTTACAGTCGAATGCAAGTAGCACTTGTATTCAACCGTCACGGGTTACTCGAAACACACTGGA AATCTTGCTttgcaatataaaaatcgaaactGAGAGAAACGACGAGAATAGTATGAAATTAAGAAATGATTTTTGCTACATTCTTGGTGAGATCGTAGATAATTGTTCCATcgacaaaaatgaatattctGACGACATTGTTACTG atatagtCATGTTATGTGTTTGGCCGGAAATCATTCACATTTCACATTGGTTAGAAGATGTCGAATTTCATCCAgtcaatgaaaattttatattcaaatgtatcatgttcgatattttaaataaagtgtttatacatttatcttCAAAAATCAAG TTTCAACAACTGAACAcgtttttgataaaagaatttaTAACGCTCTTGAATTTCGAGTattccaaaaaaatgtatggtgAATATTTACATACCATTTTAAATCGATCTTTGTTAAATTTACCATGTTTAATGTTGAACTCTGTCGATAGCtcgataaaaattgaatgctGCAATGA ATTACTGGCTTTAATAAAGTCATTAAagaatcaaaacaatttttcctgTACGATGGTCAATGCTATAATTTGCATAggaattatttcaaatgacGATTACGATATACTTAGGAAGTTTAAAGCTCTTAAAGCCGACTTATTAATCATTT CTGTCATATTGAATACGTtggaaatacaaaattttaattttcaagataTTAGCCTGTACGGGTTAAATACATTGAACGTATTTTTCCGAGAGAGCCAGCAAAATCCTGAAGCTCAACCGATGGTCTTTAAAATGATATCGAGTATGCTCAAACTGTACTTTGTTGAGGATGCCAACAGAAACATAAATCAaaa tattttgtTGGATctattgcattttattaaaaatgctatAATTAGTTACGACGATCAAGTTAAACTGTTTATCAAAGCTAAAGGAATAGAACATATATTAAGCGCTTTAACT ATTTCCAAATATCCTATACAGCTCGTGATGCTGTCGACACTCGTGGATTTGGTTGCATTAAAATCAGGCAAATGTCATATTAAGAAATGGAAATCTATCAAGACCGGAAAGGGTTATTTAGAACTGTTGTGCGAGATTTGGAGACGCGAAATGGTCCGTTTTAACTTCATAG ATGACGAGTTCATATTCCAGGAGCAGCAGGACGCAACTACGTCGACAAAACTGACCAGCGGACGCAGTCCGACAGTAGAGTCGATGTTCATGTGCGCTCAGCCAAAGATTTATTTGATCGTGCAGCTGGTGGAGTTCGCTGATTTGGAAAATGCTCAATTGAAAGATAGGTTTCGGGACGTGCCGGACAACGACATCGAGGAAAGCACGATCCGGGCTTGTGGTCTGGTGTCTGATCTCCAGGACAAGGCTACCATGGCgcacatttatcattattattcgcTGAAAGTCGGAGAGGTTTGGAAAGAAAACCATATCTTCGCGACGACCAGTGACATTGACGGCGTAGAGTTGTCACCGGCCATATGGCAGTCTGCCGATGCTATGGCGGTCCGGCACGCGTACTTAATTGCGTTGATCACGATGATTAAAAATCGTGTATCTGAACTGCACGTGGGAAAGTCG gaaATCGAACTAGAGAACAAACTGTACGAAGAAATaaggcattataataatttaaaagcacACTGCACACTATAA
- the LOC114123681 gene encoding tetra-peptide repeat homeobox protein 1-like: MKFATALVTLAVVALVRADASSSEKKTTKHEKRSLGEYGLGLSGLGYSSGLGYGSGLGYSSGLKYGSGLSYGSGLSYGSGLGYGSGLGYASGLGYGSSLGYSAAAAAPLPTTGPIVPISKEVHIINRHAQPVSAPYPVPVTHDVPVPVPHAVPYPVDKPYPVHVPAPYPVPVERPVPYAVDRPVPHPVPSPYPVPVVRDVPVPVSRPYAVPVVKQVPVPVATPVVVPAVSHAAPLVASSYSTGLASSAIGYGSGYGIGHVSPSIGYGLGSSAIGYGASSYGAGSLYSGSLGYSSLGHSSYGHGIHDYKK, encoded by the exons ATGAAATTC GCAACAGCACTAGTCACTTTGGCCGTCGTAGCCCTCGTCCGGGCCGATGCGTCCAGCAGCGAAAAGAAAACGACCAAACACGAAAAGAGAAGTTTGGGCGAGTATGGATTGGGACTTTCCGGTCTCGGCTACAGTTCTGGTCTCGGCTACGGATCTGGTTTGGGCTACAGCTCCGGTTTGAAATACGGTTCTGGTCTGAGCTACGGCTCTGGTCTGAGCTACGGTTCCGGTCTGGGATACGGTTCCGGACTCGGCTATGCTTCCGGTTTGGGCTACGGTTCCAGTCTAGGATACTCTGCTGCCGCTGCCGCTCCCTTACCAACAACTGGCCCAATTGTTCCGATCTCCAAGGAAGTGCACATCATCAACCGACACGCACAACCAGTGTCCGCCCCATACCCAGTACCAGTAACCCACGACGTACCCGTCCCAGTACCACATGCAGTGCCCTACCCGGTTGACAAACCATACCCAGTCCATGTACCCGCTCCATACCCAGTTCCAGTCGAAAGGCCCGTTCCATACGCAGTCGACAGGCCCGTTCCTCATCCAGTGCCATCTCCTTACCCAGTACCAGTAGTCCGTGACGTACCAGTTCCAGTGTCCAGGCCATACGCAGTTCCAGTAGTTAAACAAGTTCCAGTGCCAGTAGCCACTCCAGTCGTCGTGCCTGCTGTCAGCCATGCAGCACCATTAGTCGCTTCCAGCTATAGCACCGGACTTGCATCGTCCGCAATTGGCTACGGTTCCGGTTACGGAATTGGCCACGTCAGCCCATCAATCGGTTACGGACTTGGATCTTCTGCCATCGGTTATGGTGCATCTTCATACGGTGCTGGTAGCCTTTACAGTGGTTCTTTGGGATACAGTAGCCTAGGTCATTCTTCATACGGACACGGTATCCACGATTACAAGAAATAA